In the genome of Raphanus sativus cultivar WK10039 chromosome 4, ASM80110v3, whole genome shotgun sequence, one region contains:
- the LOC108848627 gene encoding uncharacterized protein LOC108848627, with amino-acid sequence MQGGGRDPFNFGGGPFGGGPNNGPRNLMSSFFGGRDPFDDPFFTQPFGGGGGGMFQSNFFGPGPNMDPFAGMRPPSGFLENHHHHHQQPPQPRRSHGPVIEEIDSDDDEKEGDGVQEQRVRLGKHGRSSSEIETEEAKAEERRNRQMQNMNVSAAMANNGQWQPQTRSYSFQSSTVTYGGHDGNYYTSSKTRRTGSDGLTLEESKEANTATREAAHRISRGLHNQGHTVARKLNSDGRVDTTQTLHNLNEDELADFEQTWSGNARMQLPGWSDSFGSGLVNREQPMSLPSTDPSSSSRARAESSRRTNAAMNVRGQGRN; translated from the exons ATGCAAGGAGGTGGTAGAGATCCTTTCAACTTTGGTGGTGGCCCTTTTGGTGGTGGCCCTAACAATGGACCTCGGAATCTCATGTCTAGCTTTTTCGGAGGAAGAGATCCGTTTGATGACCCTTTCTTCACCCAGCCttttggtggtggtggcggcggCATGTTTCAGTCCAACTTCTTTGGTCCTGGTCCTAACATGGATCCTTTTGCTGGAATGCGTCCTCCATCAGGTTTTCTcgagaatcatcatcatcatcatcaacagcCACCACAACCGAGAAGGTCTCACGGACCGGTTATCGAAGAGATTGATTCAGATGATGATGagaaagaaggagatggagtCCAAGAGCAGAGAGTAAGGCTAGGGAAACATGGCAGGTCAAGCAGTGAGATTGAAACCGAAGAAGCTAAAGCTGAAG AGAGAAGGAACAGACAAATGCAAAACATGAATGTAAGTGCTGCTATGGCGAACAATGGACAGTGGCAACCACAGACTCGTAGTTACAGTTTCCAGAGCTCCACTGTTACATACGGTGGTCATGACGGAAACTACTATACTTCATCCAAGACCAGAAGGACAGGAAGTGATGGG TTAACTCTTGAAGAAAGCAAAGAAGCTAATACCGCAACACGCGAAGCAGCGCATAGGATTTCAAGAGGCTTACATAACCAG GGCCACACAGTTGCGCGTAAACTTAACTCAGATGGTCGGGTTGATACAACGCAGACCTTGCACAATTTAAATGAAG ATGAGTTGGCTGATTTTGAGCAGACTTGGAGTGGAAATGCTAGAATGCAGTTACCTGGTTGGTCTGATTCCTTTGGCA GTGGTCTTGTAAACAGAGAGCAACCAATGTCGCTTCCTTCAACTGATCCAAGCTCTTCTTCACGTGCAAGAGCAGAGTCATCCAGAAGAACAAATGCTGCAATGAATGTTAGAGGACAGGGCAGAAACTAA
- the LOC108850080 gene encoding LOB domain-containing protein 35-like encodes MDLPICAVCKFAVVGPCTLGNECIMAPYFPSTEPDKFDRVNKVFGILNVYKILRNLEEPWQREYAANALCYEAEARIQDPICGYVGVQLVLENKLNNLKRDIDSALNELMITKDKKNQRTRLPDVDAQRNVDEIVGMRENDQGDVHRADGASTSSGPPHQNQP; translated from the exons atggaTTTACCCATTTGTGCTGTATGCAAATTCGCGGTCGTTGGTCCTTGTACACTTGGGAATGAATGCATTATGGCACCATATTTTCCATCGACAGAGCCTGATAAATTTGATCGTGTTAATAAAGTTTTTGGAATCTTAAATGTCTACAAGATTCTCCGCAATCTTGAAGAACCTTGGCAACGTGAATATGCTGCGAACGCTCTCTGCTACGAGGCAGAGGCTCGCATACAAGACCCCATATGTGGTTATGTTGGTGTGCAATTGGTTCTCGAAAATAAGCTCAATAATTTAAAGAGGGATATAGACTCAGCATTAAATGAACTGATGATCACCAAGGATAAG AAGAATCAACGTACGCGACTCCCAGATGTGGATGCACAAAGGAACGTGGATGAAATCGTTGGGATGAGAGAAAATGATCAGGGTGATGTTCATAGAGCTGATGGCGCATCAACATCTTCCGGACCTCCACACCAAAACCAACCATAG
- the LOC108850081 gene encoding LOB domain-containing protein 32-like, producing the protein MDLAICAACKFTSNGPCTLGNGDACIMAPFFPSTEPDKFDRVNKVFGVVNVYKILSILEEPLQREYAVNALCYEAEARIQDPIHGNYDLKLAYDNILNKFKRDIDSAINELEIPTDKKNQLKRLVDARRNAIIGMRENEQGGVHRADGASTSSGPANQNQP; encoded by the exons atggaTTTAGCAATTTGTGCTGCATGCAAATTCACGAGCAACGGTCCTTGTACACTTGGGAACGGGGATGCATGCATTATGGCACCATTTTTCCCATCGACAGAACCTGATAAATTTGATCGTGTTAATAAAGTTTTTGGAGTCGTTAATGTCTACAAGATTCTGAGTATTCTTGAAGAACCATTGCAACGTGAATATGCTGTAAACGCTCTCTGCTACGAAGCAGAGGCCCGCATACAAGACCCCATACATGGTAATTATGATCTGAAATTGGCTTACGATAATATTCTCAATAAATTTAAGAGGGATATAGATTCAGCGATAAACGAACTGGAGATCCCCACGGATAAG AAGAATCAACTTAAGCGACTCGTGGATGCACGAAGAAATGCAATCATTGGGATGAGAGAAAATGAACAGGGTGGTGTTCATAGAGCTGATGGTGCATCAACTTCTTCGGGACCTGCAAATCAAAACCAACCATAG